In the Desulfuromonadaceae bacterium genome, one interval contains:
- a CDS encoding YncE family protein, with protein sequence MRTPLLLISLILLFSSPVLAAEMLFVSAFYDNVVNIFDAAPPHSAQPAVEVGVFPNQITVSPAGDKIYVANYTTGNINMIDPATLTVTGSITLSCNPLSLDISSDGASAYAVCRNTGMVSHIDLAEGIETGQTPVTFPYDLALDPQGRFAYVTRYFFSRYIYVVDLQLKSVVKTITVGRSPKGVVTDPLGRFIYVANSGSASVSVIDTATWSVSGSIPVATRPNNLTIDNQGSMLYVSHNQSNLVSVVDLNVRETVATIPVGIAPERLSLSTDGTRLYVANFGSNTLSVIDTARREVIGTVPTGNGPFDVALLEQRDTTPPQVSITPDTTLLWPPNHKLRDVNLHVVVTDNLDLNPQVQLVSIVSSEPCSSSARQKSAHAAPQSCDDVVGAEYGTFDTSFQLRAERFAFNGDDRVYTVTYKATDAAGNATVASVDIVVPLHN encoded by the coding sequence ATGAGAACGCCACTTCTGTTGATCAGCCTGATCCTGTTATTTTCCTCCCCCGTTCTGGCCGCCGAAATGCTCTTTGTCTCAGCATTTTATGACAACGTGGTTAACATTTTTGACGCGGCGCCGCCACATTCAGCACAACCTGCGGTAGAGGTCGGCGTCTTTCCCAACCAGATCACTGTCTCCCCCGCCGGAGACAAAATTTACGTCGCGAACTACACCACCGGCAATATCAACATGATCGACCCGGCAACGCTGACTGTTACCGGGAGTATCACATTGTCGTGCAACCCGCTGTCGCTTGACATCAGCAGCGACGGGGCGTCCGCATATGCCGTTTGCCGCAATACCGGCATGGTTTCCCATATTGATCTGGCCGAGGGCATTGAAACCGGGCAAACACCGGTCACCTTCCCTTATGATCTCGCCCTTGATCCGCAGGGGCGCTTTGCCTACGTAACCCGCTATTTCTTCTCCCGCTACATCTATGTCGTCGATCTGCAATTGAAGTCCGTTGTCAAAACAATTACTGTTGGTCGCTCTCCCAAGGGGGTTGTCACTGACCCGCTCGGTCGCTTTATTTATGTCGCCAATAGCGGTTCGGCTTCTGTCTCCGTTATCGACACCGCCACCTGGAGTGTCAGTGGCTCCATCCCCGTCGCGACAAGACCCAACAACCTGACCATCGACAACCAGGGTTCGATGCTTTACGTCAGCCATAACCAGAGTAACCTGGTATCGGTCGTTGATCTGAATGTGCGCGAGACGGTTGCCACGATCCCCGTCGGGATTGCCCCGGAACGGCTCTCCCTCTCCACCGACGGCACACGGCTCTATGTCGCCAACTTCGGTTCGAACACCCTCTCGGTGATTGACACCGCGCGCCGCGAAGTGATCGGCACCGTGCCAACCGGGAACGGCCCGTTCGACGTCGCACTCCTTGAACAGCGGGACACCACCCCGCCGCAAGTCTCGATTACGCCGGACACCACGCTGTTATGGCCGCCGAATCATAAACTGCGCGACGTTAATTTGCACGTTGTGGTGACCGATAATCTGGATCTGAACCCGCAGGTGCAACTGGTTTCGATTGTCAGCAGTGAACCTTGTTCTTCTTCAGCGCGGCAGAAATCTGCCCATGCCGCGCCACAGAGCTGCGACGACGTCGTCGGTGCTGAATACGGCACGTTCGACACGTCGTTCCAGCTGCGTGCCGAGCGTTTTGCTTTTAACGGCGATGACCGCGTTTATACTGTGACTTACAAGGCAACCGATGCCGCCGGAAACGCGACCGTCGCAAGCGTCGATATCGTTGTACCGCTGCATAACTGA
- a CDS encoding right-handed parallel beta-helix repeat-containing protein, translated as MQLTVFQRMTWFCLLMIGLSANAFAAPEVTPVAVSAVPEPTAVSAVPASTSLSLLPGAEEFERLFLAAQQQADLIVTPDGQGGTKTLTAALTAVPRNGLIAISPGEYLFPETFRLTKAVRLVGAGPGKTILRFGGDDHGLRIPGVGEVELSGLEISSASAQKKSLIYAYSGVVVRINGCRIGAAPGGANIEINRSTFEIAHSEIHGAAEAGILVRTFGQLVLDLTLLHNNTLAGVLVMKDGVATVTRSELQNNAGSGVLVTESGEVTLRENTFVGNGFGVAVGTGSRALITGNEFSTNTEGGLLVRDAGVAEIRENRIFANPVGIKVMSEGTPLVENNQLFKNTRSGILVAESGRGTFRANVIYANQIAGVEATAGGHPEVIANEIRDNAEVGILVHNEGRGVFTDNKIFANKNGFVIESGGHPEATGNLLYTNLRSGLFATHEGAGAFCENRFYENGISGVEIMAGGNPEITACEIYANGRNGVLITDGGRGRLSANHIYKNLLSGIDIGPESQPEISGNEIDANAQNGVFVHGGGKGTIHENRIHDNPFSGIEISSEAAPEVVQNEIHANGQSGVFVHSGGKGVLRENRLHDNFLSGVEVTNDAYPEIIENEIFANVQNGIYIHGNGKGLIRGNRIYENKLSGLELTTEGFLEVAANDVYANTQNGIFIHGRSRGTLRGNHLHNNPLSGLEIGDGANPEVEDNEIYANGQSGVFIHDGGRGILLANRIHENILSGIEVTSGAHPDVEKNTISKNLQNGLYIHAAGAGVYRQNMISENGFEAIKVEDSTPTIIAE; from the coding sequence CTGGTGCAGAGGAGTTTGAGCGACTTTTTCTTGCAGCACAGCAGCAGGCTGATCTGATCGTTACCCCCGATGGTCAAGGGGGCACAAAGACGTTGACAGCCGCCTTGACGGCGGTGCCACGCAATGGCTTGATCGCTATCAGTCCCGGCGAATATCTTTTTCCTGAGACGTTTCGTCTGACCAAGGCGGTCAGGCTGGTCGGTGCCGGTCCGGGGAAGACGATTCTGCGTTTCGGCGGCGATGATCACGGTTTGCGCATTCCCGGGGTGGGCGAGGTTGAACTGAGCGGATTGGAAATCAGCTCCGCCTCGGCGCAAAAAAAATCACTGATTTATGCCTACAGCGGAGTGGTTGTGCGGATTAACGGCTGCCGCATCGGCGCAGCGCCGGGGGGTGCCAATATCGAGATCAATCGCTCCACCTTCGAAATTGCTCATTCAGAAATTCATGGTGCCGCTGAAGCGGGTATTCTGGTGCGGACCTTTGGTCAACTGGTCCTTGACTTGACCTTGCTGCATAACAACACCCTGGCCGGGGTTCTGGTGATGAAGGATGGCGTGGCAACGGTGACCCGGAGTGAGCTGCAAAACAATGCGGGGAGCGGGGTGCTGGTTACCGAATCCGGTGAGGTGACGTTGCGTGAGAATACCTTTGTTGGCAATGGCTTTGGTGTTGCCGTCGGCACGGGAAGCCGGGCACTCATTACCGGCAATGAATTCAGTACGAATACCGAGGGCGGATTGCTGGTGCGCGATGCCGGTGTCGCCGAGATTCGTGAAAACCGGATTTTTGCCAACCCGGTGGGGATTAAAGTGATGAGCGAAGGCACCCCCCTGGTGGAAAATAACCAACTGTTTAAAAATACCCGCAGCGGTATTCTCGTTGCCGAGAGCGGACGGGGAACGTTTCGCGCCAACGTCATTTATGCGAACCAGATTGCCGGGGTGGAAGCGACAGCTGGCGGTCATCCTGAGGTGATTGCCAACGAAATCCGCGACAATGCCGAAGTCGGCATCCTTGTTCACAACGAGGGGCGGGGAGTGTTCACCGACAATAAAATTTTTGCCAATAAAAACGGCTTCGTTATTGAATCAGGCGGGCACCCCGAGGCGACGGGAAATCTGCTTTACACCAACCTGCGGAGCGGTCTCTTTGCGACACATGAAGGAGCAGGGGCGTTTTGCGAGAACCGGTTCTATGAAAACGGCATATCCGGAGTAGAAATTATGGCGGGGGGCAACCCCGAAATTACCGCTTGTGAAATTTATGCCAATGGCCGTAATGGTGTGTTGATCACTGACGGCGGTCGGGGCCGGTTGAGTGCCAATCATATCTACAAAAACCTGCTTTCCGGCATCGACATCGGCCCGGAAAGCCAACCCGAAATCAGCGGGAACGAGATTGATGCGAATGCTCAAAATGGTGTTTTTGTGCATGGTGGTGGCAAGGGCACGATCCACGAAAATCGCATTCACGACAACCCTTTTTCGGGTATAGAAATCAGTTCTGAAGCGGCCCCGGAGGTTGTTCAAAACGAGATTCATGCCAATGGCCAAAGTGGCGTTTTTGTGCATAGTGGCGGCAAGGGGGTTTTGCGCGAAAATCGTTTGCATGATAATTTCTTGTCCGGGGTGGAAGTCACCAATGACGCCTACCCGGAAATCATCGAGAATGAAATTTTCGCTAATGTGCAAAACGGTATCTATATTCACGGCAATGGCAAAGGTCTGATCCGTGGCAACCGTATTTACGAAAACAAACTATCCGGACTGGAGCTGACGACAGAAGGTTTTCTGGAGGTCGCCGCCAATGACGTTTATGCGAACACCCAGAACGGAATCTTTATCCATGGACGCAGCCGTGGAACGTTGCGCGGCAACCATTTGCATAACAATCCCCTCTCCGGGCTGGAGATTGGCGACGGGGCGAATCCTGAGGTGGAAGACAATGAAATTTACGCCAATGGTCAAAGTGGCGTTTTTATTCATGACGGCGGCCGCGGGATATTGCTTGCCAACCGGATCCACGAAAATATCCTCTCCGGAATTGAGGTCACGAGCGGCGCGCATCCCGATGTTGAGAAGAACACGATCAGCAAAAACCTGCAAAATGGTCTCTATATTCATGCTGCGGGCGCTGGTGTTTATCGGCAGAACATGATCAGTGAGAACGGTTTTGAAGCCATCAAGGTGGAGGATTCGACGCCGACGATTATTGCTGAATAG
- the gdhA gene encoding NADP-specific glutamate dehydrogenase: protein MAKSLDEKVEPIFQSVLARNPGETEFHQATREVLESISPVLVKHPAFTHHKIIERICEPERQIIFRVPWTDDQGMVQINRGFRVEFNSALGPYKGGLRFHPSVYLGIIKFLGFEQIFKNALTGMPLGGGKGGSDFDPKGKSDEEVMRFCQSFMTELYRHIGEHTDVPAGDIGVGGREIGYMFGQYKRITNRWEAGVLTGKGLDWGGSLVRTEATGYGAAFFVDEMLKVRGDSFEGKTCIVSGSGNVAIYAIEKIAELGGKTVACSDSNGYIYDEKGINLETVQRLKEIERRRIKDYCEVHKHAKYVANGNIWEIPCQVAMPSATQNEINGKDAKMLVQNGCIAVGEGANMPTTPEGVKIFLAAQIAYGPGKAANAGGVATSALEMQQNACRDSWDFEYTEERLRKIMRSIHRLCYETAMEYGSPGNYVDGANIAGFIRVAKAMVAFGVV, encoded by the coding sequence ATGGCAAAATCATTAGATGAAAAAGTCGAACCGATTTTTCAGAGCGTGCTGGCGCGCAACCCCGGTGAAACCGAATTCCATCAGGCGACCCGCGAGGTTCTTGAATCGATCAGTCCGGTCCTTGTAAAGCACCCCGCATTCACCCATCACAAAATTATTGAACGCATTTGTGAGCCGGAGCGGCAGATTATCTTCCGGGTTCCCTGGACCGATGATCAAGGAATGGTACAGATCAACCGTGGTTTCCGGGTTGAATTCAACAGCGCGCTCGGTCCGTATAAGGGGGGGTTGCGTTTTCACCCCTCGGTTTATCTTGGGATTATCAAGTTTCTCGGTTTTGAACAGATTTTCAAAAACGCCCTGACCGGGATGCCGCTCGGTGGGGGTAAAGGTGGCTCCGATTTCGATCCCAAGGGCAAGTCCGACGAGGAAGTGATGCGTTTTTGCCAGAGTTTCATGACGGAACTGTATCGTCATATCGGCGAGCATACGGATGTTCCTGCCGGTGATATTGGTGTCGGTGGCCGCGAGATCGGTTATATGTTTGGCCAGTACAAGCGCATTACCAACCGTTGGGAAGCCGGCGTGCTGACCGGTAAGGGGCTCGACTGGGGCGGCTCGCTGGTACGCACCGAGGCCACCGGTTATGGTGCGGCTTTCTTTGTCGATGAAATGCTCAAGGTACGTGGTGACAGTTTTGAAGGTAAAACCTGTATTGTCTCCGGTTCGGGTAACGTGGCGATTTACGCCATCGAAAAAATCGCTGAACTCGGTGGCAAGACTGTTGCCTGTTCCGACTCGAATGGTTACATCTACGATGAAAAAGGGATCAATCTCGAAACGGTGCAACGCCTGAAAGAAATTGAACGGCGCCGGATCAAGGACTATTGCGAAGTCCACAAACATGCCAAATATGTCGCCAACGGCAACATCTGGGAGATCCCCTGTCAGGTGGCGATGCCTTCCGCGACTCAGAACGAGATCAATGGCAAGGATGCCAAAATGTTGGTGCAGAACGGCTGTATTGCCGTTGGCGAAGGTGCCAATATGCCGACCACTCCGGAAGGGGTGAAGATTTTCCTTGCCGCGCAGATTGCCTATGGCCCCGGCAAGGCCGCGAACGCCGGTGGCGTGGCCACCTCGGCGCTGGAGATGCAGCAGAACGCCTGCCGCGATTCGTGGGATTTTGAATACACCGAGGAGCGTTTGCGGAAAATCATGCGCAGCATTCACCGACTTTGTTACGAAACCGCGATGGAATACGGTTCTCCTGGCAACTATGTCGATGGCGCCAATATCGCCGGTTTCATTCGCGTCGCCAAGGCGATGGTTGCTTTCGGCGTGGTGTAA
- the panP gene encoding putative pyridoxal-dependent aspartate 1-decarboxylase, with protein sequence MPRNREIAQANLENLYRIFTVPEAPDSTLGSIDQAISGDVSSFLQSHIVALEREMEEIEADFSNSVVPEEPTYVSDYTEFLKEKLVAQSVHTASPGFVGHMTSAIPYFMLPLSRIMTALNQNMVKVETSKAFTPMERQVLAMLHRLVYANTDDFYTRCIHDSDYALGAFCSGGTIANVTALWTARNRLFAPTDTFRGIAQVGMFKTLQHFDCNGLAVLASRRAHYSLGKAVDLLGIGRENLIRVETDAYNRIDIGRLREHCRRMQGEGIRPLGLVSIAGTTETGNVDPLEALADLAGELGCHYHVDAAWGGPTLFSDKYRHLLRGIERADSVTLDAHKQLYVPMGAGMVVFKDPAALNAIEHHAAYILRRGAKDLGSHTLEGSRPGMAMLVHAGLSIIGRKGYELLVDRGIEIARRFAAQIMAHADFELVTAPELNILTYRYLPARIQAALANASPELAVRVNALLDQVIREIQKRQRANGKTFVSRTSLAPTRYAGTTITVFRVVLANPLTTDELLTEVLNEQCAIASEGPIDGWLTEAESLLGLCP encoded by the coding sequence ATGCCGAGAAACCGTGAAATCGCCCAGGCCAACCTGGAAAATCTCTACCGGATATTTACCGTTCCTGAAGCCCCCGACTCGACTCTCGGGAGTATCGATCAGGCGATTTCGGGGGACGTTTCCAGTTTTCTGCAGAGTCACATTGTCGCTCTTGAACGCGAGATGGAAGAGATTGAGGCCGATTTTAGCAACTCAGTGGTGCCTGAAGAACCGACCTATGTATCCGATTACACCGAGTTCCTGAAAGAAAAACTCGTCGCACAATCGGTTCATACCGCCTCCCCCGGTTTCGTTGGACACATGACCTCAGCAATCCCCTATTTCATGCTGCCGTTGTCGCGGATCATGACCGCTCTGAACCAGAATATGGTCAAGGTCGAGACCTCCAAAGCCTTCACCCCGATGGAACGTCAGGTCCTGGCAATGCTCCACCGGCTGGTTTATGCCAACACCGACGACTTTTACACACGCTGTATTCATGACAGCGACTACGCTCTCGGTGCCTTCTGCTCCGGCGGGACGATTGCGAACGTCACCGCCCTGTGGACGGCGCGTAACCGGCTGTTCGCCCCGACTGACACTTTCAGGGGGATCGCGCAGGTCGGGATGTTCAAGACGTTGCAACATTTTGACTGCAACGGGCTGGCGGTGCTGGCATCACGCCGGGCGCATTATTCGTTGGGGAAGGCGGTCGACCTGCTCGGCATCGGGCGGGAAAATTTGATTCGGGTTGAAACCGACGCGTATAACCGCATCGACATTGGACGGTTGCGTGAACATTGTCGGCGTATGCAGGGAGAGGGGATTCGTCCTCTGGGGTTGGTCAGTATCGCCGGCACGACCGAAACCGGCAACGTTGATCCGCTGGAAGCACTCGCCGATCTGGCGGGGGAACTCGGTTGCCACTACCATGTTGATGCCGCCTGGGGAGGTCCAACCCTCTTTTCCGACAAATATCGTCATTTGTTGCGGGGGATTGAACGGGCTGACTCGGTGACCCTTGATGCACACAAGCAACTCTACGTGCCGATGGGGGCGGGGATGGTGGTGTTTAAGGATCCCGCCGCGCTCAACGCGATTGAGCATCACGCCGCCTATATTCTGCGCCGCGGGGCCAAGGACCTGGGGAGTCATACGCTGGAAGGTTCACGCCCCGGCATGGCGATGCTGGTCCATGCCGGGTTGTCGATCATCGGTCGCAAAGGATACGAACTGCTGGTCGATCGCGGCATTGAAATCGCGCGCCGTTTTGCCGCGCAGATCATGGCCCATGCCGATTTTGAACTGGTCACCGCGCCGGAACTGAATATTCTGACCTATCGTTATCTCCCGGCCCGTATTCAGGCCGCGTTGGCGAACGCCTCCCCGGAGTTGGCGGTGCGGGTCAATGCCCTGCTCGATCAGGTCATCCGCGAGATCCAGAAACGGCAGCGCGCCAACGGTAAAACTTTTGTCTCCCGCACCAGCCTCGCCCCGACCCGCTACGCCGGTACCACGATTACCGTTTTTCGGGTGGTGCTGGCCAATCCCCTGACCACCGATGAACTCCTCACCGAAGTGCTTAACGAACAATGCGCTATCGCCAGCGAAGGACCGATCGACGGCTGGTTGACAGAGGCGGAATCGTTACTTGGGCTTTGCCCCTGA